In one window of Paraburkholderia phymatum STM815 DNA:
- the hflX gene encoding GTPase HflX — protein sequence MTSTNLINAALVGIDFGKIDFEASLEELSLLAQSAGAHPAVTLTGRRSSPDAAMFVGSGKAEELRLACEANDVDIVIFNHALAPAQQRNLERTLNRRVVDRTSLILDIFAQRARSHEGKLQVELAQLQYLATRLVRAWTHLERQKGGIGLRGPGETQLETDRRLIGERIKMLKGRLEKLGRQHGTQRRARARNRTMSVSLVGYTNAGKSTLFNALTKAQAYAADQLFATLDTTSRRVYLGEEVGQIVVSDTVGFIRELPHQLVAAFRATLEETIHADLLLHVVDASSAVRLDQIDQVNDVLREIGADAIRQVLVFNKIDAVPELAARGDAVERDEYGNISRVFLSARTGQGLDTLRAAIAEIATAEQLPEPDGLLSEGDPRAAVIHQAQRDDAGEDYRDDRKIPDTGADPFQLH from the coding sequence TTGACATCCACTAATTTGATCAACGCAGCGCTTGTCGGCATCGACTTCGGCAAGATCGATTTCGAAGCCAGTCTCGAAGAACTCAGCCTGCTCGCGCAAAGCGCGGGCGCCCATCCCGCCGTCACTCTCACCGGTCGCCGTTCCAGCCCCGACGCTGCGATGTTCGTCGGCAGCGGCAAAGCGGAAGAATTGCGCCTCGCGTGCGAAGCGAACGACGTCGACATCGTCATCTTCAATCACGCGCTCGCTCCCGCGCAGCAACGTAATCTGGAGCGTACGCTTAACAGACGTGTCGTCGACCGTACCAGCCTGATCCTCGACATCTTCGCGCAACGCGCGCGCAGCCATGAAGGCAAGCTGCAGGTGGAACTCGCGCAACTGCAATACCTCGCAACGCGACTCGTGCGCGCGTGGACCCACCTCGAGCGTCAAAAAGGCGGTATCGGCCTGCGCGGTCCCGGCGAAACGCAGCTTGAGACCGACCGCCGGCTGATTGGCGAACGCATCAAGATGCTCAAGGGGCGGCTCGAAAAGCTGGGTCGCCAGCACGGCACGCAGCGTCGCGCGCGGGCGCGCAACCGTACGATGTCGGTGTCACTCGTCGGCTATACGAACGCGGGCAAGTCGACGCTATTCAATGCGCTGACCAAGGCACAGGCGTACGCGGCCGACCAGCTGTTCGCCACACTCGATACGACCTCGCGCCGCGTGTATCTGGGCGAAGAGGTGGGCCAGATCGTCGTATCGGACACCGTAGGGTTCATCCGCGAGCTGCCTCACCAACTGGTGGCGGCGTTCCGCGCGACGCTAGAAGAAACCATTCATGCCGATCTGCTGCTGCACGTCGTCGACGCATCGAGCGCGGTGCGACTAGACCAGATAGATCAGGTCAACGACGTGTTGCGTGAGATTGGCGCGGACGCGATCCGGCAGGTGCTCGTGTTCAACAAGATCGACGCGGTGCCTGAGCTGGCGGCCCGAGGCGACGCGGTTGAAAGGGACGAGTATGGTAATATTTCGCGCGTCTTTTTGAGCGCGCGCACGGGGCAAGGGCTGGACACACTGCGCGCTGCCATCGCCGAAATCGCAACGGCCGAGCAACTTCCGGAGCCTGACGGTCTACTGTCGGAGGGAGATCCGAGAGCGGCCGTCATTCATCAAGCACAACGCGATGATGCAGGCGAAGACTACCGCGACGACCGCAAGATCCCAGACACGGGCGCCGACCCGTTCCAATTGCACTGA
- the hfq gene encoding RNA chaperone Hfq: MSNKGQLLQDPFLNALRKEHVPVSIYLVNGIKLQGNIESFDQYVVLLRNTVTQMVYKHAISTVVPARPVNFHPDSESS, from the coding sequence ATGAGCAACAAAGGGCAATTGTTACAAGACCCGTTTTTGAACGCACTGCGTAAAGAGCACGTGCCGGTCTCGATCTATCTGGTCAACGGCATCAAGCTTCAAGGGAACATTGAATCGTTCGACCAGTACGTCGTGTTGCTCCGGAATACGGTAACCCAGATGGTCTACAAGCACGCTATCTCGACTGTCGTGCCTGCCCGTCCGGTGAATTTCCACCCGGATTCCGAATCGTCCTAA
- the der gene encoding ribosome biogenesis GTPase Der: MKPVIALVGRPNVGKSTLFNRLTRSRDALVADLPGLTRDRHYGEGRVGGERPYLVVDTGGFEPVAKDGILFEMARQTRQAVEESDVIVFIVDGRNGLAPQDKSIADYLRKTGRPIFLVVNKAEGMKYTNVAADFYELGLGDPRAISAAHGDGVTEMINEALDVAYAGQPEESDEEKAQHGIKIAIVGRPNVGKSTLVNTLIGEDRVIAFDMPGTTRDSIYVDFERQGKKYTLIDTAGLRKRGKVFEAIEKFSVVKTLQSISDANVVILLLDARQDISEQDAHIAGFVVEQGRALVVGVNKWDGLDPHVRERTKSDLQRKLKFLEFAKFHFISAAEKTGIGPLMRSVDDAYKAAMSKLPTPKLTRALIEAVEFQQPRRRGPVRPKLRYAHQGGQNPPIIVIHGNALDAVTDTYKRYLENRFRETFALTGTPLRIEFRSSTNPYADKD; encoded by the coding sequence ATGAAACCCGTAATTGCCCTCGTCGGGCGCCCCAATGTGGGGAAATCCACGCTGTTCAACCGGCTCACGCGTTCGCGCGATGCGCTCGTCGCCGATTTGCCCGGCCTCACGCGCGATCGTCATTACGGCGAAGGGCGAGTGGGCGGCGAACGTCCGTATCTGGTCGTCGATACGGGCGGCTTCGAGCCCGTCGCGAAGGACGGCATCCTGTTCGAGATGGCGCGCCAGACGCGCCAGGCCGTCGAGGAATCGGACGTCATCGTGTTCATTGTCGACGGCCGCAACGGTCTCGCGCCGCAAGACAAATCGATCGCCGACTATCTGCGCAAGACGGGCCGGCCGATCTTCCTCGTCGTCAACAAGGCCGAGGGGATGAAGTACACGAACGTCGCCGCCGACTTCTACGAACTGGGCCTCGGTGACCCGCGGGCGATTTCCGCCGCGCATGGCGACGGCGTGACCGAGATGATCAACGAGGCGCTCGATGTCGCGTACGCGGGCCAGCCGGAAGAAAGCGACGAGGAAAAGGCGCAGCACGGCATCAAGATCGCCATCGTCGGACGGCCGAATGTCGGGAAGTCCACGCTGGTTAATACGCTGATCGGCGAAGACCGCGTGATCGCGTTCGACATGCCGGGCACGACGCGCGACTCGATCTACGTCGACTTCGAGCGGCAAGGCAAAAAATACACGCTGATCGACACGGCGGGCCTGCGCAAGCGCGGCAAGGTGTTCGAGGCGATCGAAAAGTTCTCGGTCGTGAAGACGCTGCAGTCGATTTCCGACGCCAATGTCGTGATTCTGCTGCTGGACGCGCGCCAGGACATCTCGGAGCAGGACGCGCACATCGCAGGCTTCGTGGTCGAGCAGGGCAGAGCACTGGTGGTGGGCGTGAACAAGTGGGACGGGCTCGATCCGCATGTGCGTGAGCGCACCAAATCCGATCTTCAGCGCAAGCTAAAATTCCTCGAGTTCGCGAAATTCCACTTCATTTCTGCAGCGGAAAAGACGGGGATCGGGCCGCTGATGCGCTCCGTCGACGACGCGTACAAGGCCGCGATGTCCAAGCTGCCGACGCCGAAGCTCACGCGCGCGCTGATCGAAGCCGTCGAGTTCCAGCAGCCGCGGCGCCGGGGCCCCGTGCGTCCGAAGCTGCGCTACGCGCACCAGGGGGGACAGAATCCGCCGATCATCGTGATTCACGGCAACGCGCTCGACGCCGTTACCGATACGTACAAGCGTTACCTCGAAAACCGCTTCCGGGAAACTTTCGCGCTGACGGGCACTCCATTGCGGATAGAGTTCCGGTCCTCGACGAATCCTTACGCGGACAAGGACTGA
- the bamB gene encoding outer membrane protein assembly factor BamB, whose protein sequence is MNLLKRYAVPVACAMTVLALSACSSSKDERRVPTPLTEFKPVLDVQQTWSASVGKAGRYMFSPVAVGDTVYAAGANGSVAKIDAKTGKDVWRTKVDGDLSAGVGTDGTLTAVGGLKGEVFVLDQNGKLSWKGTAPGEILSPPLVGNGLVVVRTVDGQITAFNAQTGEQKWNYRNRAVPLNLRVSSGMTFAGDAAVLAGFPGGQFAAINLQTGDAYWTTPVSYPKGVTEVERINDVTGPPTLVGAETCAVTFQGQLGCFDANSGRALWEKAFSSTSGLAQDDRVVVAGDDWAVVSAYDAATGKQLWRNDQLKSRDVSVPLLLGHAAVVGDYQGFVHFLSRDDGTFVARAKTDGSAITAAPVLAGDTLVVQTHDGDLYGFRPR, encoded by the coding sequence ATGAATCTGCTGAAACGTTACGCCGTGCCCGTTGCCTGTGCGATGACCGTGCTCGCTCTGTCGGCCTGCTCGTCGTCGAAAGACGAGCGCCGCGTGCCCACGCCGCTCACCGAGTTCAAACCCGTGCTCGACGTGCAGCAGACCTGGTCGGCCAGTGTCGGCAAGGCCGGGCGCTATATGTTCTCGCCCGTCGCGGTCGGCGACACCGTGTACGCTGCGGGCGCGAACGGCTCGGTCGCGAAGATCGACGCGAAGACAGGCAAGGACGTGTGGCGCACGAAAGTCGACGGCGACCTGTCGGCGGGCGTCGGCACGGACGGCACGCTGACGGCCGTCGGCGGCCTGAAGGGCGAAGTGTTCGTGCTTGACCAGAACGGCAAGCTGTCGTGGAAGGGCACGGCGCCGGGCGAAATCCTGTCGCCCCCGCTGGTGGGCAACGGCCTCGTGGTCGTGCGTACGGTTGACGGCCAGATCACCGCGTTCAACGCGCAGACGGGTGAGCAGAAGTGGAATTACCGCAACCGCGCGGTGCCGCTCAATCTGCGTGTGTCGTCGGGCATGACGTTCGCGGGCGACGCGGCCGTGCTGGCCGGCTTCCCGGGCGGCCAGTTCGCAGCGATCAACCTGCAGACGGGCGACGCGTACTGGACGACGCCCGTGTCGTACCCGAAGGGTGTCACGGAAGTCGAACGTATCAACGACGTGACGGGCCCGCCCACGCTGGTCGGCGCCGAAACGTGCGCGGTGACGTTCCAGGGCCAGCTGGGCTGCTTTGATGCGAATTCGGGCCGCGCGCTCTGGGAAAAGGCATTTTCAAGCACGAGCGGTCTTGCGCAGGACGACCGTGTCGTGGTCGCGGGTGACGACTGGGCAGTCGTGTCGGCGTATGACGCCGCAACGGGCAAGCAGTTGTGGCGCAACGACCAGCTGAAGAGCCGCGACGTCAGCGTGCCGCTGCTGCTCGGTCACGCCGCCGTGGTCGGCGACTACCAGGGCTTCGTGCACTTCCTGTCGCGCGACGACGGCACGTTCGTCGCCCGCGCGAAGACGGACGGCAGCGCCATCACGGCAGCACCCGTGCTGGCGGGCGACACGCTGGTTGTGCAGACGCACGACGGCGACCTGTACGGGTTCCGTCCGCGTTAA
- a CDS encoding tetratricopeptide repeat protein — protein sequence MSYHDEQESIESLKAWWAQWGNGVTWIVLVALVAAAGWNGWNYWQRHQAAEAAVLYDQVQQVTAGTDKATITRVSTDMEDKFSGTAYAQMTALAAAKALYAAGDEPGAKAQLQWAIDHAKDDEFKQIAKLRLASLLLDEKAYDAGLALLNDPSDAFKGVVADRRGDLLAAQGKRDDARTAYKLALDSLPKNDASARQLIQFKLDALGG from the coding sequence ATGAGTTACCACGACGAACAAGAATCGATTGAAAGTCTGAAAGCCTGGTGGGCGCAGTGGGGGAACGGCGTCACGTGGATCGTGCTGGTCGCGCTCGTTGCTGCGGCCGGCTGGAACGGCTGGAACTACTGGCAGCGTCATCAGGCGGCGGAAGCGGCCGTGCTGTACGACCAGGTTCAGCAAGTTACGGCAGGCACGGACAAGGCGACCATTACGCGCGTGTCGACCGACATGGAAGACAAGTTCAGCGGCACCGCGTACGCGCAGATGACAGCGCTCGCCGCTGCGAAGGCGCTGTACGCCGCCGGCGACGAGCCGGGCGCGAAGGCGCAGCTGCAATGGGCGATCGATCACGCGAAGGACGACGAATTCAAGCAGATCGCGAAGCTGCGCCTGGCATCGTTGCTGCTCGACGAAAAGGCCTATGATGCCGGTCTCGCGCTGCTGAACGATCCTTCGGATGCGTTCAAGGGCGTGGTCGCCGACCGGCGCGGCGATTTGTTAGCCGCGCAAGGCAAGCGTGACGATGCGCGCACGGCTTACAAGCTCGCGCTCGACTCGCTTCCGAAGAACGATGCCTCGGCCCGTCAACTGATCCAGTTCAAGCTCGACGCGCTGGGCGGCTGA
- the hisS gene encoding histidine--tRNA ligase, producing the protein MTEQKKRLEKLSGVKGMNDILPQDAGLWEFFETTVKSMLRSYGYQNIRTPIVEHTQLFTRGIGEVTDIVEKEMYSFTDALNGENLTMRPENTAAVVRASIEHNMLYDGPKRLWYIGPMFRHERPQRGRYRQFHQVGVEALGFAGPDTDAEIILMCQRLWDDLGLTGIKLEINSLGLAEERAKHRVELIAYLEKHMDVLDEDAKRRLYTNPLRVLDTKNPALQAVAQNAPKLIDFLGDESRAHFEGLQRILKANNIPFTINPRLVRGLDYYNLTVFEWVTDKLGAQGTVAAGGRYDPLIEQLGGKPTAACGWAMGIERILELLKEENLVPENEGCDVYVAHQGEAARDQAFIVAERLRDTGLDVILHCSPDGQASSFKSQMKRADASGAAFAVILGEDEIANGTAGVKALRDSSQSNGKSEQQTVPLEDLTEYLINAMVASTEDGDD; encoded by the coding sequence ATGACTGAACAGAAGAAACGGCTTGAAAAGTTGTCCGGCGTGAAGGGCATGAACGACATCCTTCCGCAGGACGCAGGCTTGTGGGAGTTTTTCGAAACGACGGTCAAATCGATGCTGCGTTCGTACGGATACCAGAATATCCGCACGCCGATCGTCGAGCATACGCAGCTCTTCACGCGCGGTATCGGCGAAGTGACCGACATCGTCGAAAAAGAGATGTACAGTTTCACCGACGCGCTGAACGGCGAGAACCTGACGATGCGACCGGAAAACACGGCTGCCGTCGTGCGCGCGTCGATCGAGCACAACATGCTGTACGACGGCCCGAAGCGTCTGTGGTACATCGGCCCGATGTTCCGCCACGAGCGTCCGCAGCGTGGCCGTTATCGCCAGTTCCATCAGGTGGGCGTCGAGGCACTCGGCTTCGCCGGTCCGGACACTGACGCCGAAATCATCCTGATGTGTCAACGTCTGTGGGACGACCTCGGGCTGACGGGCATCAAGCTCGAAATCAACTCGCTGGGTCTCGCTGAAGAGCGGGCGAAGCATCGCGTCGAACTGATCGCGTATCTCGAGAAGCACATGGATGTGCTCGACGAAGACGCGAAGCGCCGTCTCTACACGAACCCGCTGCGCGTGCTGGACACGAAAAATCCGGCCCTTCAGGCCGTCGCGCAGAACGCGCCCAAGCTGATCGATTTCCTCGGCGACGAATCGCGTGCGCACTTTGAAGGCCTGCAGCGCATCCTCAAGGCGAACAACATTCCGTTCACGATCAATCCGCGTCTCGTGCGCGGTCTGGATTACTACAACCTGACCGTCTTTGAATGGGTGACCGACAAGCTCGGCGCGCAAGGCACGGTGGCGGCAGGCGGCCGTTACGATCCGTTGATCGAGCAACTCGGCGGCAAGCCGACGGCGGCATGCGGTTGGGCGATGGGCATCGAGCGCATTCTCGAACTGCTCAAGGAAGAGAACCTCGTGCCCGAAAACGAAGGCTGCGACGTGTATGTCGCGCATCAGGGCGAAGCGGCGCGCGACCAGGCGTTCATCGTCGCAGAGCGTTTGCGCGACACGGGCCTCGACGTGATTCTGCATTGCAGTCCTGATGGTCAGGCGTCCAGCTTCAAGTCGCAGATGAAACGCGCTGACGCAAGCGGCGCGGCGTTCGCCGTGATCCTGGGCGAAGACGAAATCGCGAACGGCACGGCGGGTGTCAAGGCGCTGCGCGATTCGTCGCAAAGCAATGGAAAGAGCGAGCAACAAACGGTGCCGCTCGAAGACTTGACCGAATATCTAATCAATGCGATGGTTGCGTCCACCGAAGACGGCGACGATTGA
- the ispG gene encoding flavodoxin-dependent (E)-4-hydroxy-3-methylbut-2-enyl-diphosphate synthase → MHSDQVKSSSQIVSTVPVFGGHAPRRRSNAVDVRWGGQLVTIGGDAPVRVQSMTNTDTADAIGTAIQIKELAQAGSELVRITVNTPEAAAAVPAIREQLDRMGVTVPLVGDFHYNGHLLLRDYPGCAESLSKYRINPGNVGQGAKRDTQFAQMIEAAARYDKPVRIGVNWGSLDQDLLAKMMDENAARAEPWEAQSVMYEALIQSAIGSAERAVELGLGRDKIILSCKVSGVQDLIAVYQELARRCDFALHLGLTEAGMGSKGIVASTAALSVLLQQGIGDTIRISLTPEPGASRTGEVIVGQEILQTMGLRSFAPMVIACPGCGRTTSTLFQELASQIQSYLRTQMPLWRDTYPGVEKMHVAVMGCIVNGPGESKHANIGISLPGSGENPAAPVFIDGVKVKTLRGENIAQEFQQIVSDYVERSYGPNAVRAEATN, encoded by the coding sequence ATGCACTCCGATCAAGTGAAATCCAGCAGTCAGATTGTTTCGACCGTGCCGGTGTTCGGCGGTCATGCGCCGCGTCGCCGCTCGAATGCGGTCGACGTGCGTTGGGGCGGCCAACTCGTGACGATCGGCGGCGACGCGCCCGTGCGCGTGCAGTCGATGACCAACACGGATACGGCCGATGCAATCGGCACCGCGATACAGATCAAGGAACTCGCGCAGGCCGGTTCGGAGCTCGTGCGTATCACGGTGAATACGCCGGAAGCGGCGGCCGCCGTGCCCGCGATCCGCGAGCAGCTCGACCGCATGGGCGTGACGGTGCCGCTGGTCGGTGACTTCCATTACAACGGACATTTGTTGCTGCGCGACTATCCGGGCTGCGCGGAATCGCTGTCGAAGTACCGCATCAACCCGGGCAACGTCGGTCAGGGCGCGAAGCGCGACACGCAGTTCGCGCAGATGATCGAAGCCGCAGCCAGGTACGACAAGCCGGTGCGTATCGGCGTGAACTGGGGCAGCCTCGATCAGGACCTGCTCGCGAAGATGATGGACGAGAACGCCGCGCGCGCCGAACCGTGGGAAGCGCAAAGCGTGATGTACGAAGCGCTGATCCAGTCGGCGATCGGCTCGGCGGAACGTGCTGTCGAACTGGGTCTCGGCCGCGACAAGATCATCCTGTCGTGCAAGGTGAGCGGCGTGCAGGATCTGATCGCCGTCTACCAGGAACTCGCGCGCCGCTGCGACTTCGCGCTGCACCTGGGCCTTACGGAAGCGGGCATGGGGTCGAAGGGCATCGTCGCGTCGACGGCTGCACTGTCCGTGCTGCTGCAGCAGGGCATCGGCGATACGATCCGTATTTCGCTGACGCCGGAACCGGGCGCATCGCGCACTGGCGAGGTGATCGTCGGCCAGGAAATCCTGCAGACGATGGGCCTGCGTTCGTTCGCGCCAATGGTCATCGCGTGCCCGGGTTGCGGGCGCACGACGAGCACGCTGTTCCAGGAGCTGGCGTCGCAGATTCAGAGTTATCTGCGCACCCAGATGCCCCTGTGGCGCGATACGTATCCGGGGGTCGAGAAGATGCACGTCGCCGTAATGGGCTGCATCGTCAACGGGCCGGGCGAATCGAAGCACGCGAACATCGGTATCAGCCTGCCCGGCTCGGGTGAGAACCCGGCTGCGCCCGTCTTCATCGACGGCGTGAAGGTCAAGACGCTGCGCGGCGAAAACATCGCGCAGGAATTCCAGCAGATCGTGAGCGACTACGTCGAGCGCAGCTATGGGCCCAACGCGGTCCGCGCCGAAGCGACGAACTGA
- a CDS encoding helix-turn-helix domain-containing protein, giving the protein MSEPQHPQPHDVDTHSDRPLPAAPAVVPGGFDSLAAVGARLAQLRESKGWSVEDVSARLKVSPGKLRGLEAGDLTLLPDTTFALGVVRSYAKMVGADPAPMTQALRREKGVPEPALTMPASAGTDLPRGKVSLSLGGGGAPRRRSWLWGVALAVVVLIALAMWHTNNGDSNAWLARLKGMAGGSARTEGASSVAGQPASGASVTGAVTSASATQADAPADTQAADAGGASSAMPMPTPLPMAGVAPASNAASVSAPAAAAPKAASAAPAVAMAASAAPASEPTAAPQGASTVSLTVRQDSWFSVRQKDGKEVFSGLVHAGETKEVSGQPPLKVTVGNKAGLDSITLDGQPVDPAKYASAKGNVARFALP; this is encoded by the coding sequence ATGAGTGAGCCGCAGCACCCGCAACCGCACGACGTGGATACGCATTCGGATCGACCGCTGCCGGCGGCACCGGCAGTCGTGCCGGGCGGGTTCGACTCGCTGGCTGCCGTCGGCGCCCGGCTAGCACAGTTGCGCGAATCGAAGGGCTGGTCGGTCGAAGACGTGTCGGCGCGCCTGAAAGTCTCGCCGGGCAAGCTGCGCGGGCTCGAAGCAGGCGATCTCACCCTGTTGCCGGACACGACGTTCGCGCTGGGCGTGGTGCGCAGCTACGCGAAGATGGTCGGGGCCGATCCGGCACCGATGACGCAGGCGCTGCGCCGCGAGAAAGGGGTGCCGGAGCCGGCGCTGACCATGCCGGCGTCGGCCGGTACGGATTTGCCGCGAGGGAAAGTGTCGCTGTCGCTTGGCGGCGGCGGTGCGCCGCGCCGTCGTTCGTGGCTTTGGGGCGTAGCCCTGGCCGTGGTCGTGCTGATCGCGCTCGCCATGTGGCATACGAACAATGGAGATTCGAACGCGTGGCTCGCACGTCTGAAGGGCATGGCGGGCGGCTCGGCGCGCACGGAAGGTGCGTCGTCGGTTGCGGGGCAACCGGCGAGCGGCGCGTCAGTGACGGGCGCAGTGACGTCGGCATCGGCGACTCAGGCGGACGCACCCGCGGATACGCAGGCGGCGGACGCAGGAGGCGCGTCGTCGGCAATGCCCATGCCTACGCCGCTGCCGATGGCAGGCGTCGCGCCGGCATCGAATGCGGCATCGGTGTCTGCGCCGGCTGCTGCTGCCCCGAAGGCCGCAAGTGCGGCACCCGCTGTCGCGATGGCTGCATCGGCCGCGCCGGCCAGCGAGCCGACGGCCGCACCTCAGGGCGCGTCGACGGTCTCGCTGACGGTCAGGCAGGACAGCTGGTTTAGCGTGCGTCAGAAGGACGGCAAGGAAGTGTTCTCCGGGCTCGTGCACGCAGGCGAAACGAAGGAAGTCAGCGGACAGCCGCCGCTCAAGGTGACGGTCGGCAACAAGGCGGGTCTGGACTCGATCACGCTGGACGGCCAGCCGGTCGACCCGGCCAAATACGCGTCGGCCAAGGGCAATGTGGCACGCTTCGCGTTGCCCTGA
- the rlmN gene encoding 23S rRNA (adenine(2503)-C(2))-methyltransferase RlmN has product MTSSPTVNLLDLDAAGLVAYCDSLGEKPFRAKQLQRWIHQYNAADFDGMTDLAKSLREKLKGRASITMPPVVSDHISSDGTRKWLVDVGNGNAVETVYIPEETRGTLCVSSQAGCAVNCRFCSTGKQGFSRNLGTGEIIGQLRMAEFALRASRGTAGGRATGGDGKGERVVTNVVMMGMGEPLLNYDAVVPAMRLMLDDNAYGLSRRRVTLSTSGVVPMMDRLGADLPVALAVSLHAPNDALRDELVPLNKKYPLRELMAACQRYLKVAPRDFITFEYCMLDGVNDSEAHARELLAVTRDVPCKFNLIPFNPFPESGLLRSKSEQIKRFAQVLMDAGVVTTVRKTRGDDIDAACGQLAGAVKDRTRLAERTGKGKVIEVRAV; this is encoded by the coding sequence ATGACGAGCAGTCCAACCGTCAACCTTCTCGATCTCGACGCCGCGGGTCTCGTCGCGTATTGCGACAGCCTCGGCGAGAAGCCGTTTCGCGCCAAGCAATTGCAGCGCTGGATTCACCAGTACAACGCTGCCGACTTCGACGGGATGACCGATCTCGCGAAGTCCTTGCGCGAAAAGCTGAAAGGCCGTGCATCAATCACGATGCCCCCAGTTGTCAGCGACCATATTTCTTCCGACGGCACACGCAAGTGGCTCGTCGACGTCGGCAACGGCAATGCCGTCGAAACCGTGTACATCCCTGAAGAAACGCGCGGCACGCTGTGCGTGTCGTCGCAGGCTGGATGCGCCGTCAACTGCCGGTTCTGTTCGACGGGCAAGCAGGGTTTCTCACGCAATCTCGGCACCGGCGAAATCATCGGGCAGTTGCGCATGGCCGAGTTCGCGCTGCGTGCGTCCCGCGGCACGGCCGGCGGCCGCGCGACGGGCGGTGACGGCAAGGGCGAGCGCGTCGTCACGAATGTCGTGATGATGGGCATGGGCGAGCCGCTGCTCAATTATGACGCGGTCGTGCCCGCCATGCGCCTGATGCTCGACGACAACGCGTACGGTCTGTCGCGCCGGCGCGTTACGCTGTCCACGTCGGGCGTGGTGCCGATGATGGACCGGCTCGGCGCTGACCTCCCCGTGGCGCTCGCTGTGTCGCTGCACGCGCCGAACGACGCGCTGCGCGACGAGCTTGTGCCTCTGAACAAAAAGTATCCGCTGCGTGAGCTGATGGCGGCTTGCCAGCGTTATCTGAAAGTCGCGCCGCGCGACTTCATCACCTTCGAATACTGCATGCTCGACGGCGTGAACGACAGCGAGGCGCATGCACGCGAGTTGCTCGCGGTTACACGCGATGTGCCGTGCAAGTTCAACCTGATTCCGTTCAATCCGTTCCCGGAGTCGGGCCTGTTGCGTTCGAAAAGCGAACAGATCAAGCGTTTTGCGCAGGTGTTGATGGACGCCGGGGTCGTCACGACCGTGCGCAAAACGCGCGGTGACGACATCGACGCGGCCTGTGGTCAGCTCGCGGGCGCTGTCAAGGATCGCACGCGCCTCGCCGAGCGCACCGGCAAGGGGAAGGTCATCGAAGTCCGCGCCGTGTAA
- the ndk gene encoding nucleoside-diphosphate kinase — MAIERTLSIIKPDAVAKNVIGQIYSRFENAGLKIVASRMVHLSRADAEKFYAVHAARPFFKDLVEFMISGPVQVQVLEGEGAILKNRDLMGATDPKKAEKGTIRADFADSIDANAVHGSDAPETAAVEVAFFFPEVNVYSR; from the coding sequence ATGGCGATCGAACGCACCCTGTCGATTATCAAGCCGGACGCAGTGGCCAAGAACGTGATCGGCCAGATCTACAGCCGCTTCGAAAACGCTGGTCTGAAGATTGTGGCATCGCGCATGGTTCACCTGTCGCGCGCCGACGCAGAGAAGTTCTACGCAGTGCACGCAGCCCGCCCGTTTTTCAAGGATCTGGTTGAATTCATGATTTCCGGTCCGGTTCAGGTTCAGGTTCTGGAAGGCGAAGGCGCGATCCTGAAGAACCGCGACCTGATGGGCGCAACGGATCCGAAGAAGGCTGAGAAAGGCACGATCCGCGCTGACTTCGCTGACAGCATCGACGCCAATGCAGTCCACGGTTCGGACGCTCCGGAAACGGCAGCCGTCGAAGTCGCGTTCTTCTTCCCGGAAGTCAACGTCTACTCGCGTTAA
- a CDS encoding Bax inhibitor-1/YccA family protein: MNEYPYNFGRGGSITTAETRNRVLRNTYWLLALSMLPTVLGAWVGVATGFSLFAATSPAMSMLAFFAIAFGFMFAIQKTKDSAAGVFVLLGFTFFMGLMLSRLLSFILGFSNGPSLIMLAFGGTGVIFAAMATIATVSKRDFSGLGKWLFMGVIVLLLAMVANVFLQLPALMLTVSVLAIVIFSAYMLFDVQRVVNGGETNYITATLAIYLDLYNVFVNLLSILGIFGGNRN, from the coding sequence ATGAACGAATATCCCTATAACTTTGGCCGCGGCGGTTCCATCACCACGGCCGAGACCCGCAACCGGGTGCTGCGCAACACCTACTGGCTGCTCGCGCTGTCGATGCTGCCGACTGTGCTCGGCGCGTGGGTAGGCGTGGCGACCGGCTTCTCGCTGTTCGCCGCCACCAGCCCGGCCATGAGCATGCTCGCGTTCTTCGCGATCGCGTTCGGCTTCATGTTCGCGATTCAGAAGACGAAAGACAGCGCCGCCGGCGTGTTCGTGCTGCTCGGCTTCACGTTCTTTATGGGCCTGATGCTGTCGCGCCTGCTGAGCTTCATCCTCGGCTTTTCGAACGGGCCGTCGCTGATCATGCTCGCCTTTGGTGGCACTGGTGTGATCTTCGCGGCAATGGCAACCATCGCCACCGTCAGCAAGCGCGACTTCTCGGGCCTCGGCAAGTGGTTGTTCATGGGCGTGATCGTGCTGCTGCTGGCCATGGTCGCAAACGTGTTTCTACAATTGCCCGCGCTGATGCTGACGGTGTCCGTGCTTGCCATCGTTATTTTCTCGGCCTACATGCTGTTCGACGTGCAGCGCGTCGTGAACGGCGGTGAGACCAACTACATCACGGCGACATTGGCAATCTATCTCGACCTGTACAACGTATTCGTGAACCTGCTGTCGATCCTCGGCATCTTCGGCGGCAACCGCAATTGA